One part of the Alistipes onderdonkii genome encodes these proteins:
- a CDS encoding GNAT family N-acetyltransferase, with protein MELKRIADSRTPDAEKLIALHRETFPEYERFCDTPLMANMIDHERSMYFNAVYEKGELAGLFVYWDLGDSYYIHFIAVYPEKRNHKIGQHILDWVGEHLHRPVFLEAEIPYDAITARRLCFYKRNGFLELAENPGTLADHRRGGHPLWFMGTRAVENLENHLTQVRERVYYATGE; from the coding sequence ATGGAATTGAAACGAATCGCGGACAGCCGCACCCCGGATGCGGAAAAACTTATCGCACTGCATCGGGAAACCTTTCCCGAGTACGAAAGGTTTTGCGATACGCCGCTGATGGCGAACATGATCGATCACGAACGGTCGATGTACTTCAACGCCGTCTACGAAAAGGGCGAACTGGCGGGTTTGTTCGTCTATTGGGACTTGGGGGATAGCTACTACATTCATTTTATTGCCGTCTACCCCGAAAAGCGCAACCACAAGATCGGCCAGCATATCCTGGACTGGGTTGGGGAGCACCTGCACCGGCCCGTATTTCTGGAAGCCGAAATCCCGTATGACGCGATTACGGCACGCAGGCTTTGTTTCTACAAGCGGAACGGGTTTCTGGAATTGGCCGAAAACCCCGGAACCCTCGCGGATCACCGCCGTGGCGGGCATCCCCTGTGGTTCATGGGAACCCGGGCCGTGGAAAACCTCGAAAACCACCTGACCCAAGTAAGGGAGAGGGTGTATTACGCCACCGGGGAATAA
- a CDS encoding ferritin-like domain-containing protein yields METAVKTQNKYQVSIDLLNDAVGKEIATSLQYMYFHTHFEDDRYQYLSKIMREISIAEMRHIEEFSDRIMFLQGDVDMNASFRTKQVTDVKEMLRLAMQLEQSTIDSYNEASRIAAEHKDAVTHKMFQDIIVEEEEHLDTFRTELQHMLDYGEEYLALQSAAGSKHTAKSFKHTDDGE; encoded by the coding sequence ATGGAAACCGCAGTCAAAACACAGAACAAGTATCAGGTGAGCATCGACCTGCTGAACGATGCCGTAGGTAAGGAGATCGCCACATCGCTCCAGTACATGTATTTCCACACCCATTTCGAAGACGACCGCTACCAGTACCTTTCGAAGATCATGCGCGAGATCTCGATCGCCGAGATGCGCCATATCGAGGAGTTCTCCGACCGCATCATGTTCCTGCAGGGCGACGTCGACATGAACGCCTCGTTCCGCACCAAGCAGGTGACCGACGTCAAGGAGATGCTCCGCCTGGCCATGCAGCTGGAGCAGAGCACGATCGACTCCTATAACGAGGCGTCGCGCATCGCCGCCGAACACAAGGACGCCGTGACACACAAGATGTTCCAGGACATTATCGTCGAGGAAGAGGAACACCTCGATACGTTCCGCACCGAATTGCAGCATATGCTCGACTACGGCGAGGAGTACCTGGCACTGCAGTCCGCAGCGGGCAGCAAGCATACCGCCAAGAGTTTCAAGCATACCGACGACGGCGAATAA
- a CDS encoding acyl-[acyl-carrier-protein] thioesterase, whose product MGEKSHYNYRVEPQDVDFTLRATIPSLGSAILNTAGIDAHGKGFGVDALNADNHSWVLSRMAVEFDCQPRQYTDYTIATWINEYGRVLSTRNFTLTDAAGNEFGRAVTQWAMIDLKSRSALDLSWVGDAHADAIVDAPSPTDKPRKIRDVDPAQTVMHKVVYSDIDFNRHVNTMRYIEMMIDMLPLEMLMQEAPVRFDIHFLRECRYGQTLAVGYEQRGRTALFEIRNDAGTAAVRASIEWK is encoded by the coding sequence ATGGGAGAAAAATCGCATTATAACTACCGTGTCGAACCGCAGGATGTGGACTTTACGCTCCGGGCCACGATCCCGTCGCTGGGCTCGGCGATCCTCAATACGGCGGGCATAGACGCCCACGGCAAGGGTTTCGGGGTCGATGCCCTCAATGCCGACAACCATTCGTGGGTGCTCTCGCGCATGGCCGTGGAATTCGACTGCCAGCCCAGGCAGTATACCGACTATACGATCGCTACGTGGATCAATGAATACGGGCGGGTGCTCTCGACGCGTAATTTCACGCTGACCGACGCCGCGGGCAACGAATTCGGGCGTGCGGTGACGCAGTGGGCGATGATCGACCTCAAGAGCCGTTCGGCGCTCGACCTGTCGTGGGTGGGCGATGCCCATGCCGACGCCATCGTCGATGCCCCTTCGCCGACCGACAAGCCGCGCAAGATCCGCGATGTCGACCCGGCGCAGACGGTCATGCACAAGGTCGTTTACAGCGATATAGATTTCAACCGCCATGTCAATACGATGCGCTATATAGAAATGATGATCGACATGCTGCCTCTGGAGATGCTGATGCAGGAGGCGCCCGTGCGCTTCGATATCCATTTCCTGCGCGAATGCCGTTACGGACAGACGCTTGCCGTCGGTTATGAACAACGCGGCCGTACGGCGCTGTTCGAGATTCGCAACGATGCCGGTACGGCGGCCGTACGTGCCTCTATCGAGTGGAAATAG